From the Exiguobacterium aurantiacum genome, one window contains:
- the dnaA gene encoding chromosomal replication initiator protein DnaA → MKNAREIWRNVLSLIEEEERTPKASFDMWLKSTEGISLMGTTLVVSAPASFIVTWLERQYLSLLQDTIEEVTNNKLEIHFIEESQAHKYAPADGSSKETIAATEMKEQPLPVLPKEEGNLGQLNDKYIFETFVIGSGNRFAHAASLAVAEAPARAYNPLFIYGGVGLGKTHLMHAIGHYVKGQKPGARIAYVSSEKFTNEFINSIRDNKTEEFRNRYRNIDVLLIDDIQFLAGKEQTQEEFFHTFNALHNDQKQIVISSDRPPKEIPTLEDRLRSRFEWGLITDITPPDLETRIAILRKKATAEGLDIANDVMLYIANQIDTNIRELEGALTRVVAYAKLVGRPIDPDVAAEALHNIMPVQEAKKIVIRDIQEIVGRHFNIEVDELKAKKRTKTLAFPRQIAMYLSREMTESSLPKIGEEFGGRDHTTVIHAHEKISTLLKHDPEMQETIQTLKKALS, encoded by the coding sequence TTGAAGAATGCTCGCGAGATTTGGAGAAATGTTTTATCTCTGATTGAAGAAGAGGAACGCACACCAAAAGCCAGCTTTGATATGTGGTTGAAATCAACAGAAGGAATTTCGTTGATGGGGACGACACTCGTCGTGTCCGCGCCAGCCAGTTTCATCGTAACTTGGCTTGAGCGTCAGTACTTGTCATTGTTACAAGATACGATTGAAGAAGTAACGAACAACAAGCTCGAGATTCATTTTATCGAGGAATCACAAGCACACAAGTATGCACCTGCGGATGGATCATCGAAAGAGACGATTGCTGCCACAGAAATGAAAGAACAGCCGCTTCCAGTACTGCCAAAAGAGGAAGGGAACCTCGGACAGCTGAATGACAAGTACATTTTTGAGACGTTTGTCATCGGGTCGGGGAACCGATTTGCTCACGCTGCCTCGCTCGCTGTCGCAGAAGCCCCGGCGCGCGCCTATAATCCGCTCTTCATTTATGGAGGAGTCGGGCTCGGCAAGACGCATTTGATGCATGCGATTGGGCATTACGTGAAAGGGCAGAAGCCTGGCGCACGAATCGCTTACGTATCATCTGAAAAGTTCACAAATGAGTTCATCAACTCGATTCGTGACAATAAAACAGAAGAATTCCGCAACCGCTATCGAAACATCGATGTCCTCTTAATTGATGACATTCAGTTTCTAGCCGGGAAAGAACAGACACAGGAAGAGTTTTTCCACACGTTCAATGCGCTGCATAACGATCAGAAACAGATTGTGATTTCGAGTGACCGACCGCCTAAAGAGATTCCGACGCTCGAAGATCGTCTTCGTTCGCGGTTCGAATGGGGACTGATCACTGACATCACACCGCCTGACCTTGAAACGCGGATTGCCATCTTGCGCAAGAAAGCGACGGCAGAAGGGCTTGATATTGCGAACGATGTCATGCTGTATATCGCCAATCAAATCGATACGAACATTCGTGAACTCGAAGGGGCGTTGACGCGCGTCGTGGCCTACGCCAAGCTCGTCGGTCGTCCGATTGATCCGGATGTTGCTGCAGAAGCGTTGCACAACATCATGCCGGTCCAGGAAGCGAAGAAAATCGTCATTCGGGACATTCAAGAGATTGTCGGTCGTCACTTTAATATTGAAGTCGATGAGTTGAAAGCGAAGAAACGGACGAAGACGCTCGCATTCCCACGTCAAATCGCGATGTATTTATCACGTGAGATGACGGAAAGCTCGCTTCCTAAAATCGGGGAAGAGTTTGGTGGACGCGATCACACGACAGTGATCCACGCCCATGAGAAAATTAGTACGTTGCTCAAGCATGATCCAGAGATGCAAGAGACGATTCAAACATTAAAGAAAGCTTTGTCGTAA
- the dnaN gene encoding DNA polymerase III subunit beta: MHLTIQRDVFMQAVQDVSKAVASRTTIPILTGLKLEAHADGLTLTGSDTEISIERLIPIEEGGIELIQIQRAGSVVLNARFLGEIVKKLPTNEVTLEVSPNFMTRIESGQAEFHLNGLDPDEYPRLPELSSERRFYLPADLLKTIIRQTSFAVSAQETRPVLTGVNFSAEKGFLTCVATDSHRLALRRARFETDNDLTFQNVVVPGRSLNELAKLLDREELPVEIVLTDQQILFRMKNISFFSRLLDGAYPDTSRLIPEEYRTAVRLNAKDFLQAIDRASLLARADRNNVIKFVAEEATTVEVSSHSPEVGKVSERVSILSLEGEELKISFNSKFVMDALRALDASEIEIQFTGSMRPFILRPVEQDSVLQLILPVRTS, translated from the coding sequence ATGCATTTAACGATTCAGCGAGATGTATTCATGCAAGCCGTACAAGATGTGTCGAAAGCCGTTGCTTCAAGAACGACGATTCCAATCCTCACAGGATTAAAGCTTGAAGCTCATGCCGATGGGTTGACGCTCACAGGAAGTGACACTGAGATTTCAATCGAACGGTTAATCCCGATTGAAGAAGGCGGAATCGAACTCATTCAAATTCAACGAGCAGGCAGCGTCGTGCTTAATGCACGCTTCCTAGGTGAGATTGTTAAGAAGTTGCCGACAAATGAAGTCACACTCGAAGTGTCTCCGAACTTCATGACGCGGATCGAGTCGGGACAAGCCGAATTCCATTTGAATGGACTCGACCCGGATGAATACCCACGTCTGCCTGAACTATCAAGCGAGCGCCGTTTCTACTTGCCGGCTGATCTATTGAAGACGATCATCCGTCAGACGAGCTTTGCTGTTTCTGCACAAGAGACGCGTCCTGTTTTGACAGGGGTCAACTTCTCAGCTGAAAAAGGATTTTTGACGTGTGTCGCCACGGATAGTCACCGTTTGGCGCTTCGTCGGGCACGGTTTGAGACGGACAATGATTTGACGTTCCAAAATGTCGTCGTCCCGGGCCGCTCGTTGAACGAGCTCGCTAAATTGCTTGATCGTGAAGAGTTGCCGGTAGAGATCGTTTTGACGGATCAACAAATCTTGTTCCGTATGAAAAATATCTCGTTCTTCTCACGTCTCTTGGACGGGGCATATCCGGACACGTCGCGCCTGATTCCAGAAGAGTACCGGACTGCAGTCCGCTTGAATGCCAAAGACTTCTTGCAGGCTATTGACCGGGCCTCGCTACTCGCACGTGCTGACCGTAACAACGTCATCAAGTTTGTCGCTGAAGAAGCGACGACGGTTGAAGTTTCATCTCATTCTCCAGAAGTCGGGAAAGTGTCAGAACGCGTCAGCATCTTGTCGCTTGAAGGGGAAGAGTTAAAAATTTCATTCAACTCGAAATTTGTGATGGATGCGCTCCGTGCGCTTGATGCTTCAGAAATTGAAATTCAGTTCACAGGTTCGATGCGACCATTCATCTTGCGTCCGGTCGAACAGGACAGCGTCCTTCAGTTGATCTTGCCAGTCCGTACGTCTTAA
- the yaaA gene encoding S4 domain-containing protein YaaA — protein MQKVSITTEYVTLGQFLKLADIISSGGQAKFFLEDVQVKVNGEVDQRRGRKLRDGDTIEVEGFGDFQIEGN, from the coding sequence ATGCAAAAAGTGTCGATTACAACCGAGTATGTAACACTCGGACAATTTTTGAAGTTGGCTGATATTATTTCAAGTGGAGGCCAAGCGAAGTTCTTTTTAGAGGACGTTCAAGTGAAAGTGAACGGTGAGGTCGATCAACGTCGTGGACGTAAACTACGGGATGGGGATACGATCGAGGTCGAAGGCTTCGGGGACTTCCAAATCGAGGGTAACTAA
- the recF gene encoding DNA replication/repair protein RecF (All proteins in this family for which functions are known are DNA-binding proteins that assist the filamentation of RecA onto DNA for the initiation of recombination or recombinational repair.) produces the protein MHLKSIRLQNYRNYETLELDFSEQTNVLIGENAQGKTNLLESIYVLALAKSHRTTQDRELIGWEADAAMVEGRIHKRTGETVQSLTFSPKGKKAKLNHLEQRRLSDYVGAFNVVLFAPEDLAIVKGSPQGRRRFLDMEIGQVSPVYLHELNQYLKTLKQRNALLKQLSIKGGDETLLEVLTDQMIELAVKIVSRRHHFIDQLEKWAGPIHAGITRNLETLTIQYVSDTFQKERYPKEAMFETYRQKFDKIRENERRRGVTLFGPHRDDFELYVNNRNVQTFGSQGQQRTAALSLKLAEIELIHEEVGEYPLLLLDDVLSELDDHRQTHLLDTMGQKVQTIITTTNIDGIAHETIQQAKVFHVKQGEVETESV, from the coding sequence GTGCACTTAAAGTCGATCCGATTGCAAAACTACCGCAACTACGAAACCCTCGAGCTAGATTTTTCAGAACAGACGAACGTTCTCATCGGTGAGAATGCCCAAGGGAAAACGAATCTGCTCGAATCGATTTACGTACTTGCGCTCGCAAAGTCACATCGGACGACGCAAGACCGTGAACTGATTGGTTGGGAAGCGGATGCCGCGATGGTCGAGGGACGGATTCATAAACGGACCGGAGAGACGGTCCAGTCGCTCACGTTTTCACCGAAAGGGAAAAAAGCGAAATTGAACCATCTCGAACAACGTCGTCTCAGCGACTACGTTGGGGCCTTCAACGTCGTGCTGTTCGCACCAGAAGATCTTGCCATCGTCAAAGGCAGCCCGCAAGGACGACGTCGATTTTTAGATATGGAGATTGGGCAAGTGAGTCCTGTCTATTTACATGAATTGAATCAGTACTTGAAGACACTGAAGCAACGGAACGCCTTGTTGAAGCAACTGTCAATCAAAGGCGGGGATGAGACGCTACTCGAGGTGCTCACCGATCAAATGATTGAACTCGCGGTGAAAATCGTTTCACGGCGACACCATTTCATCGACCAGCTCGAAAAATGGGCAGGACCGATTCACGCCGGCATCACGCGCAACTTGGAAACACTGACGATTCAATACGTATCGGATACATTCCAAAAAGAACGTTACCCAAAAGAGGCGATGTTTGAAACGTATCGTCAAAAGTTTGATAAAATAAGAGAGAACGAACGAAGACGAGGCGTGACGTTATTTGGTCCGCATCGGGATGATTTTGAGTTGTACGTCAACAATCGCAACGTCCAAACGTTTGGTTCGCAAGGTCAGCAACGCACAGCGGCTTTGTCTTTAAAGCTAGCGGAGATTGAACTGATCCATGAAGAGGTCGGGGAATATCCGCTGCTCTTGTTAGATGACGTGTTATCTGAATTAGACGACCATCGCCAAACCCATCTGCTCGATACGATGGGCCAGAAAGTCCAAACGATTATCACGACGACCAATATCGATGGGATCGCTCACGAAACGATTCAACAAGCAAAGGTGTTTCACGTGAAACAAGGCGAAGTTGAAACGGAATCTGTATAA
- the gyrB gene encoding DNA topoisomerase (ATP-hydrolyzing) subunit B has protein sequence MSNENEKQMQDYGADQIQVLEGLEAVRKRPGMYIGSTSSRGLHHLVWEIVDNSIDEALAGHCDTITVTVEPGNSVVVEDNGRGIPVDVQKKTGRPAVEVIFTVLHAGGKFGGGGYKVSGGLHGVGASVVNALSTKLEVFVRRNGNVYYQSFKRGVPQGELEIVGTTDTTGTTVRFFPDGDIFEETLEYDFDLLATRLRELAFLNKGLRIVAKDERSDETIERNYHYEGGIKSYVEHLNRSKSSIHDEPVYVHGTKDGIEVEIALQYNEGFASNIYSFTNNIPTHEGGTHETGFKTALTRSINDYAKRFGLMKEADGSLSGDDVREGLTAIVSVKHPSPQFEGQTKTKLGNADARTATDSLFTDTFEQFLLENPSVGRLIVDKGLMAARARLAAKRAREMTRRKGILEVSSLPGKLADCSSKDASKSELYIVEGDSAGGSAKSGRDRHFQAILPIRGKIINVEKARLDKILANQEVRTIITALGTGIAEEFDLGKARYHKLIIMTDADVDGAHIRTLLLTFFYRYMRPLVESGYVYIAQPPLYGVKHGKDVTYVQNDRELQEAIKQLPENARYSVQRYKGLGEMDPEQLWSTTMNPETRSMLRVDLQDAIEADEIFETLMGDNVEPRRDFIQSHAHYVKNLDI, from the coding sequence ATGAGTAACGAAAATGAAAAACAAATGCAAGATTATGGTGCCGATCAGATTCAAGTGCTTGAAGGGTTAGAAGCTGTTCGTAAACGTCCGGGGATGTATATCGGTTCAACGAGCTCGCGAGGACTCCACCACTTGGTATGGGAAATCGTCGATAACTCGATTGACGAAGCACTCGCCGGACACTGTGACACGATCACGGTCACTGTCGAACCAGGTAATTCGGTCGTTGTTGAAGATAACGGACGAGGTATTCCGGTCGACGTTCAAAAGAAAACGGGCCGTCCTGCCGTAGAAGTCATCTTCACCGTCCTTCACGCCGGAGGTAAGTTTGGCGGCGGCGGATATAAAGTTTCAGGTGGTCTGCACGGCGTTGGGGCTTCGGTCGTCAATGCTTTGTCGACGAAGCTGGAAGTGTTTGTCCGTCGTAACGGCAACGTCTACTACCAGTCATTCAAACGCGGTGTCCCGCAAGGTGAGCTTGAAATCGTCGGTACGACCGACACGACGGGTACGACCGTCCGTTTCTTCCCGGATGGAGATATCTTTGAAGAGACGCTCGAATACGATTTCGATTTACTCGCGACACGCTTGCGCGAACTTGCTTTCTTAAACAAAGGGCTCCGCATCGTCGCAAAAGACGAGCGTAGCGATGAGACAATTGAACGTAACTATCATTACGAGGGCGGAATCAAGTCATACGTTGAACACTTGAACCGCTCGAAATCCTCAATCCACGATGAGCCTGTGTACGTCCACGGCACAAAGGACGGGATTGAAGTCGAGATTGCGCTTCAGTATAACGAAGGATTTGCGAGCAACATCTATTCGTTCACGAACAACATTCCGACACACGAAGGCGGGACGCACGAGACCGGGTTCAAAACGGCACTCACACGTTCGATCAACGACTATGCAAAACGCTTCGGTCTCATGAAAGAAGCCGACGGCAGCCTGTCTGGGGATGATGTCCGTGAAGGTTTGACAGCGATCGTTTCGGTCAAACACCCGTCGCCACAGTTCGAGGGACAAACGAAGACGAAGCTCGGCAACGCCGATGCGCGCACAGCGACAGACTCGCTCTTCACCGACACGTTCGAACAGTTTTTGCTCGAGAACCCATCTGTCGGTCGATTGATCGTCGACAAAGGGTTGATGGCGGCACGGGCCCGTCTGGCAGCGAAACGTGCTCGCGAAATGACTCGCCGAAAAGGAATCCTCGAAGTCAGTTCATTGCCTGGGAAACTGGCTGACTGTTCATCGAAAGATGCCTCGAAGTCTGAATTGTATATCGTTGAGGGTGACTCGGCCGGTGGGTCAGCGAAATCAGGTCGAGATCGTCACTTCCAAGCAATCTTGCCGATCCGAGGTAAAATCATCAACGTCGAAAAAGCGAGACTTGATAAGATTTTAGCCAACCAAGAAGTACGCACGATTATTACGGCGCTCGGGACAGGGATCGCGGAAGAGTTCGACCTCGGGAAGGCTCGTTATCATAAGTTGATTATCATGACCGATGCCGACGTCGATGGAGCCCACATTCGCACGTTGCTCCTGACGTTCTTCTACCGTTACATGCGTCCGCTCGTCGAAAGTGGTTATGTGTATATCGCGCAGCCGCCGCTTTACGGAGTGAAGCATGGTAAAGACGTCACCTACGTTCAGAATGACCGGGAACTGCAAGAAGCAATTAAACAGCTTCCAGAAAATGCTCGTTACAGTGTACAGCGTTACAAAGGTCTCGGTGAGATGGACCCTGAACAACTGTGGAGTACGACGATGAATCCAGAGACACGCTCGATGCTTCGTGTCGACCTTCAAGACGCCATTGAGGCGGATGAGATCTTTGAGACGCTCATGGGTGACAATGTCGAGCCGCGACGTGATTTCATCCAATCACATGCGCATTACGTGAAAAACCTCGATATTTAA
- the gyrA gene encoding DNA gyrase subunit A has product MAEQENIKDINISQEMRTSFMDYAMSVIVSRALPDVRDGLKPVHRRILYAMNELGIRADKPHKKSARVVGDVIGKYHPHGDFAVYETMVRMAQDFSYRYELVDGHGNFGSVDGDSAAAMRYTEARMSKIAMELVRDIGKNTIDYQANFDGEEKEPVVMPARFPNFLVNGTSGIAVGMATNVPPHNLNEVIDGVLALTHNPDITISELMQHIPGPDFPTAGEILGRSGIRRAYETGRGSITMRAKAEIEVLKNGRERILVHEIPYQVNKARLVEKIADLVRDKKIEGITDLRDESDRNGMRVVIEVRRDANASVILNNLYKQTPMQTTFGVNMLALVGGRPKTLNLKQAIYYYIEHQKEVVRRRTQFDLDKAEARAHILEGLRVALDHLDEVIAIIRSTRTGDEAREKLIARFGLSTEQTQAILDMRLQRLTGLEREKIEGEYREIRALIEELRAILGDEELLLQIIRNELTEIKERYGDARRTVIRTDIIELEDEDLIPVRDMMITLTSEGYIKSIPSDSYRTQRRGGRGKQGMGTNDEDFVLRLLSASTHDTILFFTNFGRVFRLKGYEIPEMSRTAKGMPIINLLQVDKGEKVETMIPVDFNSYLADKAIVEDGSEDSEAEVADEQLSLVFITKQGLVKRSPLSAYARINKNGLRAISLNDTDELVTVRLAKSDDEMLIVTREGMSIRFPLASEVRSMGRTARGVRAIRLKKDDDQVVSMEIVRPTQDVLIITEKGYGKRTPMEQFRTQGRGGSGIIGIKTDRGTVVGMRVVDEDDDIMLMTELGVAIRIDSQTISQMGRSTRGVKVMNIEDGDRLATIAKLKKDELEEESADEMENGFDGEAPETDLSSEVTE; this is encoded by the coding sequence ATGGCAGAACAAGAAAATATCAAGGATATAAATATTAGCCAAGAGATGCGCACCTCGTTCATGGACTATGCGATGAGCGTAATCGTGTCACGTGCCCTCCCAGACGTACGAGACGGTCTGAAGCCAGTTCACCGCCGGATCCTTTATGCGATGAACGAACTTGGGATTCGTGCCGACAAGCCCCATAAGAAGTCGGCACGTGTAGTCGGCGACGTTATCGGTAAGTATCACCCGCACGGTGACTTTGCCGTTTACGAGACGATGGTTCGGATGGCGCAAGATTTCAGTTATCGGTACGAGCTCGTCGACGGTCACGGAAACTTTGGTTCGGTCGACGGTGACTCGGCGGCAGCGATGCGTTACACGGAAGCACGGATGTCGAAAATTGCGATGGAACTTGTACGTGATATCGGCAAAAACACGATCGATTACCAAGCGAACTTTGACGGAGAAGAAAAAGAGCCGGTCGTCATGCCAGCCCGGTTCCCGAACTTCTTGGTCAACGGGACGAGCGGGATTGCGGTCGGGATGGCCACGAACGTGCCGCCGCACAACTTGAACGAAGTCATTGACGGGGTGCTTGCGTTGACGCATAACCCAGATATCACGATTTCTGAGTTGATGCAGCACATCCCGGGTCCTGACTTCCCGACGGCTGGTGAAATCTTAGGACGTAGCGGAATTCGCCGCGCCTATGAGACGGGTCGTGGATCGATCACGATGCGTGCCAAAGCCGAAATCGAAGTGTTGAAAAATGGCCGTGAGCGCATTCTCGTTCATGAAATCCCATATCAAGTGAACAAAGCGCGTCTTGTCGAAAAGATTGCCGATTTGGTACGCGACAAGAAAATCGAAGGCATCACAGATCTTCGTGACGAGTCAGATCGTAACGGGATGCGTGTCGTCATCGAAGTACGCCGCGATGCGAATGCTAGCGTCATTTTGAATAACTTGTACAAACAGACGCCGATGCAAACGACGTTTGGTGTCAACATGCTTGCCCTCGTCGGAGGTCGACCGAAGACGCTCAACTTGAAACAGGCGATTTATTACTACATCGAGCACCAAAAAGAAGTCGTCCGTCGTCGGACACAGTTCGACCTCGACAAGGCTGAGGCGCGTGCGCATATCCTTGAAGGATTGCGCGTTGCACTCGATCATTTGGATGAAGTCATCGCTATTATCCGCAGTACACGGACTGGTGACGAGGCTCGTGAGAAATTGATTGCTCGTTTTGGGTTGTCGACTGAACAGACGCAAGCCATTCTCGATATGCGTCTTCAACGATTGACTGGACTTGAACGCGAGAAAATTGAAGGCGAGTATCGTGAGATTCGTGCCTTGATTGAAGAGCTTCGTGCCATTTTAGGTGACGAAGAACTCTTGCTTCAAATCATTCGCAACGAATTGACAGAAATCAAAGAGCGTTATGGCGATGCACGTCGGACAGTAATCCGTACGGACATCATCGAGCTCGAAGATGAAGACTTGATTCCGGTTCGCGACATGATGATCACGCTCACGAGCGAAGGATATATCAAATCAATCCCGAGCGATTCGTATCGTACGCAACGTCGAGGTGGTCGAGGTAAGCAAGGGATGGGTACGAACGACGAAGACTTCGTTTTGCGTCTCTTGTCTGCGTCCACGCATGATACGATTCTATTCTTCACGAACTTCGGTCGCGTCTTCCGCTTGAAAGGGTATGAAATCCCAGAGATGAGCCGGACTGCGAAAGGAATGCCGATTATCAACTTGTTACAAGTCGATAAAGGCGAAAAAGTCGAGACGATGATTCCTGTCGACTTCAATAGCTACTTGGCAGACAAAGCCATCGTTGAAGATGGAAGTGAAGATTCGGAAGCTGAAGTGGCGGATGAGCAATTGTCGCTCGTGTTTATCACGAAGCAAGGACTCGTCAAACGTTCACCGCTTTCAGCTTATGCCCGCATCAATAAAAACGGACTTCGAGCCATCAGCTTGAATGACACGGATGAACTCGTCACTGTCCGTCTTGCGAAGAGCGATGACGAGATGTTGATCGTGACGCGTGAAGGAATGTCGATTCGCTTCCCGCTTGCGAGTGAAGTACGGTCGATGGGCCGTACCGCCCGAGGTGTCCGTGCGATTCGTCTGAAGAAGGATGACGATCAAGTCGTTTCGATGGAAATCGTACGCCCGACGCAAGACGTATTGATTATCACGGAAAAAGGCTATGGCAAACGAACGCCGATGGAGCAATTCCGCACACAAGGTCGAGGTGGTTCTGGAATTATCGGAATCAAGACTGACCGCGGTACCGTCGTCGGTATGCGAGTCGTGGATGAGGACGACGATATCATGCTCATGACCGAGCTCGGTGTCGCCATTCGAATCGATTCACAGACGATTTCGCAAATGGGTCGCAGTACGCGCGGTGTGAAAGTGATGAACATCGAAGACGGCGATCGTTTGGCTACAATTGCCAAATTGAAAAAAGATGAGCTAGAAGAGGAATCAGCAGATGAGATGGAGAATGGATTTGATGGTGAAGCACCAGAAACCGACCTATCGTCTGAAGTGACCGAATAA
- a CDS encoding HD-GYP domain-containing protein, translated as MRLAISNVHVGMILKTSVSSLEAGIRLTNEHLRLLRFLKVDSIEVSPVERRRFTQEEERDLCEKILQYERHYNQWEERIAPNPYEALEFIHQLFRHDYPLSAIVAFFTKQPLRKNHVIHHAIYRALVAKTLSKYRGDEHRLQFDYGIASYFADASYAKIRKWSHMRYFTKMERELLYQHPLVSMAMLPQDQTLRQRVSKLVAEHHERLDGSGFPNRLEERSLHPASPLFIVADRFCQLTARRTFRDALTPEEAYFYMWQNEAYDGEALTLLATLLGFYEVGRTVLLSSGVRGTIRNYTPSVEQPIVISEPTQEMYDLTRLDEVRIIAFQ; from the coding sequence ATGCGACTCGCTATTTCAAACGTTCACGTAGGGATGATCCTAAAAACATCGGTCTCTTCATTAGAGGCTGGCATTAGACTGACGAATGAACACTTACGCTTGCTCCGGTTTTTAAAAGTCGATTCGATTGAAGTTTCTCCGGTGGAACGCCGTCGCTTCACACAAGAAGAAGAACGCGATTTGTGTGAGAAAATCCTCCAGTATGAACGTCACTATAACCAATGGGAGGAACGTATTGCTCCCAACCCATACGAGGCTCTAGAATTTATTCATCAACTGTTTCGTCATGACTATCCGTTATCAGCCATCGTCGCATTCTTCACGAAACAACCACTTCGTAAAAATCATGTGATTCATCATGCGATTTATCGGGCGCTCGTCGCGAAGACGTTGTCGAAATATCGGGGTGATGAACATCGACTTCAATTTGACTACGGCATCGCCTCTTATTTTGCAGACGCCAGTTACGCAAAAATTCGAAAATGGTCGCATATGCGTTATTTCACAAAAATGGAACGAGAGTTATTGTATCAACATCCCCTTGTATCGATGGCGATGTTACCTCAAGATCAGACACTGCGCCAACGCGTCAGTAAATTGGTTGCGGAACATCATGAGCGGCTCGATGGTTCCGGTTTCCCGAATCGTCTAGAGGAACGCTCGCTCCATCCGGCCTCCCCGTTGTTCATCGTGGCAGATCGTTTTTGTCAGTTGACGGCACGACGAACGTTTCGAGACGCGTTGACACCGGAAGAGGCCTATTTCTATATGTGGCAAAACGAAGCCTACGACGGGGAAGCACTTACCCTCTTGGCAACGTTGCTCGGGTTCTATGAAGTCGGGCGAACCGTTTTGTTGAGCAGTGGGGTGCGAGGGACAATACGCAACTATACACCGAGCGTCGAACAACCGATTGTCATATCGGAACCGACGCAAGAAATGTACGATTTGACGCGTCTAGACGAAGTTCGAATCATTGCATTTCAATGA